Sequence from the Cytophagia bacterium CHB2 genome:
CATTACGATCGCTGAGCAGCGCCAAATCAAGTTGCGCCCGGGCAACAAACTCAAACAAGGTTTCGAGCAGGGCCTGGGCATCGTTTCGTGAAGTTGGTGTGGCGAGCTGGCGCGCCTCAGGCGCTGCGTGCCATTGATGCATGAATTCCGGTTCCACCACATCAAATGTGATGGCATCGTGATTCCCGTTTGTTTTTACCTCCCGGCCCAATGCGATAAGGCGAAGCATCTTTGCGATTTTAGTTTCTTGGAGTTGCGATAAGCCAACATCTGCGCGCGCCGTCTCCTCGCCCGGACGTGCCTTCCCACGTTTTCGTTGCCAAAACAGTTGCGCAAAAATCGCCGGCATAAGGGCAATAAACCTGAACGAGGACAAACCGAGAGCGCCATTCGAAACCTGGCGAAATAGGAATGCGCCCAGAACAACTGTGGTCATATTTGCAAACCACATGGCAAAAACCGGCGAAAGTATCCGGTGATCGGCAAGCACTTCGCCGCCGATTAACGCCGTCCAATAGAAGAGAAAAAATCCCAGACTGAGGCCGGCGCCAGGGGCGATGCCACCGCGGCGCACCAGGGTTCCCAACGGCGCCCCGATCACCACAAAAACCAGGCACGCCGCCGGAATCGCATACTTTTTGTGAATTTCCACCAACAATGCCCGGATGGCGGTCTCAAGACGTTGTGTTTCGGCAAGTTTTGCATCACGCAAACCCCGCAGGCTTTCTTGCGCCGGCAGTTGTGCGAGGTGTTCGCGCAACTGCGCCATTTCCGTGCGTGCTGTTTTTACCTCTTGCCGCATCTGTTGGGTGCTCTTCTCGCGGTTGTTGCGCCGCGCTGCGTTGCCGGCAGTCATGACGTTCGTCTTTCCGCCAAGTGTCATGAAATGTTTGGAGAAGCTGATTCGCCGAAATTCCTCCCCTTTTGTGATATTGATTTCTTGAATTTCACCATTAAACAGCGTCAGCGCCAGTTCGCCCTGCGGGTTGTTCGAATGAATCAAACCCGAGTGTGCGGATATGGTGCGCCGCACCTCGGTCTGGCTGTTATCATCAATGAGCAGTTGGCGAATGGTGGTTTGACCGGCGCTGTCGACGAGCGCTTGCGCCAACAAGCCATAATTGGGAATTTCATTATACCAAACCCCGGGTTCGATTTGAACGGTTGGTTTGTGACGCACAATTTCTTCGGCGAGTGTGCGCACGCGGAGATTGTAATCGGGAAGGAGATTGTCATTGAACCAAATCAACGCGACGGCGAGCAGAGCAGCGGCAACTAAAACGGGTTGGACCTGATGCCACAGGCTGACACCACTGGCTTGCAGGGCTGCGAATTCGTTATCAGCCGCGAGACGGCCAAAAGCCATCAGCGTGGCAGTCAAAACTGCCATTGGAACAGCCGTCGCGATAATCCAGGCAAGATTCAAACCTAGGAATTCCAGGACCACGGTCCAGGCCAACCCTTTGCTCAGCAGACGGTTGAGATTACGAAACAATACTTCCAGAAGAAAAGCCAGTGTAATCAGGGCAAAGCTGAAGCAAAAGGGGCCGAAGTGCTCGCGCAAAATATAACGTGGCAGAATGAATTGTCGCATGGTTAGGCATGTTGCTAAAATGCTGAGTCCACTTGACAGCATATATACGCCACGCCGCCGGCTGCGGAATAGTTAAGTAATGCAAATTTTTTTCCGCACATGCGCTTTTTTGTTCTACAACTATGCGTGTTCTTCGGCTGGAGAGGGCTCGGCTTAAATTCCTGGTTAAACCGTTTCCTCCCTATTGTGTCTGCTGCAATGGCTGGCGTGCGACACACGAATCCCGCGAAGTGTTTTTAAAATTGAAGGTCCGCAGAATGGATCTTGTTGAAAAGGCACAAGCCACAACCTTGATCTATGTGCGGTTTTCGGCGCTAATTCTTTGTAACATCTCTTCTATGCGACGAACGGGCAAACAGTTTTTGCTTCTGCTGACGGTTTTTTTTATTTGCAGTTGCGGCAGCCACTCCAGCAGTAATTCGAATTCGCCGCGAGCGGCTGCTGTGATTGGCCTGACTAGCGATTTTGACACCCTGCTGGAATTGTGCACGGCCAACTCTGATGCGTTGCACGTGATCGAAGAGATGCTCTTCCTGACTTTGTGTGAATTGGATGAAGAGTTGAATCTGCGGCCACGCCTCGCCAAATCCTGGGACATTGGCGCCAGCGGCAAAGAAATCACCTTCACGCTGCGCGATGATGTGTTTTGGTCGGATGGGAAACCGACGACTGCCGCTGATGTTCTGCTCACCTATCAACTGGCTGTGCATCCTCAAGTCGGATATACCGGACGCGATCGCTTCGCGGAAATCGACACGGTGGCCGTGCTCGACCGGCATACCATTCGTTTCACCTTCAAAAAAAGCTATCCGGATGCCTTGTTGGATTTGCAGATTCCCATTTTGCCCAAGCACGTCTTGGAGAACGTGCCACCGGAGCAATTGCGGCAGTCGGCCTTTAACCGCCAGCCAGTTGGCAACGGGCCGTTCCTTCTCAAAGAGTGGCGCGCCAATGACCGCATCGTGTTCGAGGCGAACCCGGATTATTTTGGCGGCCGGCCCAGGCTGGATTTCGTCGTGTTTCGCGTTGTTCCAGACGAAACGGTTTTGCTTTCGAGTTTGCTCGCGGGTGAAATCAATGTCCTGTCATACGTGCCGCCCAACAAGTTGCGCGAGATTGAGCATAATCCGGATTTGCAACTGCTGCGCTACCCGGACCGCGGCTACAGCTTTTTGGCATTCAATCTCAAACGGCCGGTTTTTCATGATCGCCGTGTGCGTGAGGCCATAATCCATGCGATCAACCGGCAGAACCTGGTTGAGGTGCTGCTCAACGGCCAGGGCCGGTTGGTTGCCGGGCCGATTCCGCCGTATTTTTGGGCATATGACGCATCCTTGCCGTTGGA
This genomic interval carries:
- a CDS encoding LptF/LptG family permease — encoded protein: MLSSGLSILATCLTMRQFILPRYILREHFGPFCFSFALITLAFLLEVLFRNLNRLLSKGLAWTVVLEFLGLNLAWIIATAVPMAVLTATLMAFGRLAADNEFAALQASGVSLWHQVQPVLVAAALLAVALIWFNDNLLPDYNLRVRTLAEEIVRHKPTVQIEPGVWYNEIPNYGLLAQALVDSAGQTTIRQLLIDDNSQTEVRRTISAHSGLIHSNNPQGELALTLFNGEIQEINITKGEEFRRISFSKHFMTLGGKTNVMTAGNAARRNNREKSTQQMRQEVKTARTEMAQLREHLAQLPAQESLRGLRDAKLAETQRLETAIRALLVEIHKKYAIPAACLVFVVIGAPLGTLVRRGGIAPGAGLSLGFFLFYWTALIGGEVLADHRILSPVFAMWFANMTTVVLGAFLFRQVSNGALGLSSFRFIALMPAIFAQLFWQRKRGKARPGEETARADVGLSQLQETKIAKMLRLIALGREVKTNGNHDAITFDVVEPEFMHQWHAAPEARQLATPTSRNDAQALLETLFEFVARAQLDLALLSDRNGLVLASSAKPSLQLFEVDKLATLAAAQMTMAHSLGAALQEDGEFTCIFQEGTRFQLFIYLMEQDFILTALAKKTTALGLVQIHANEAVTRLRTTLQDGRKKGLPDSGRDMRFAI